One Oncorhynchus mykiss isolate Arlee chromosome 9, USDA_OmykA_1.1, whole genome shotgun sequence genomic window, acagacagacagacagacagacagacagacagacagacagagagagagagagagacatacatacaGTGGATGCATCTTTTTCTCATATAACTGCAGTTTTGAAGTTATgtcatttctctgtaggtgtCGTGTTTATTTGAGAACAtacgtgtgtgtgagcatgtgtgtcaTTGTGaactgcatgtatgtgtgtgtgtttgcatacaGCGTTCCTATGTCTGAGTCGGTGTCTGTTACCTTGGTGCTGTGTTTGAAGCTGTAGGCGGTGTGTCCCAGGCTCTTCTGCTTGGTGAAGACGATGAGGGGTTGATAGAGGAACACACCCCGGTCTTCTTCCTCCTGGTCCTCCCACACACCTGACTCACCAGCTCTCCACGCTCCGCCACCGGGTCCTAACAGACGCACACACATAGGCAAGCACACGCATGTAAGGaaacgcccacacacacacacacacacacacacacacacacacacacacacacacacacacacacacacacgtgtcatgTAAACACTACAACAACATACTGACTGTCAGATCATGACCTATAATTtaccacacttacacacacagacatgcacagttTACCATCCCCCAAACCGCTTCATGTTGTATTTTGACCTGTCCAGTGATGTGAGGGTCATGTAACATGAGCGGTGTCAAACCTCCTCCACCACTCAGTTCTTTAGCTAGCTACCTCTCAGAGAGCTGTGTATCAAACCTCCACCACTCAgttatttagctagctacctcTCAGAGAGCTGTGTGTCAAACCTCCTCCACCACTCAGTTCTTTAGCTAGCTACCGCTCAGACAGCAGTGTGTCAAACCTCCTCCACCACTCAGTTCTTTAGCTAGCTACCGCTCAGGGAGCTGTGTGTCAAACCTCCTCCACCACTCAGTTATTTAGCTAGCTACCGCTCAGAGAGCTGTGTGTCAAACCTCCTCCACCACTCAGTTCTTTAGCTAGCTACCGCTCAGGGAGCTGTGTGTCAAACCTCCTCCACCACTCAGTTCTTTAGCTAGCTACCGCTCAGGGAGCTGTGTGTCAAACCTCCTCCACCACTCAGTTATTTAGCTAGCTACCGCTCAGAGAGCTGTGTGTCAAACCTCCTCCACCACTCAGTTATTTAGCTAGCTACCGCTCAGAGAGCTGTGTGTCaaacctcctccaccactacctctcAGCTAGCTACCTCTCTGTGTGAGTCTCAATGTcttcatgtgtgagtgtgtgttaacaTGCCATCCTATGTttatgcatgtgcgtgtgtgtatgtatgtgtgtgagtgtttgtgtgcaccctattccctatatagagcactactgccCTATGATCAAAAGaaaggcactatatagggaatatggtgccatttgagacacaataGTTTAGGGTTGAAACCTTGTCACTAGTCTGGGAGCGTTATACCAGTGTTGGGATTAATCTATACTAATCTAAATCTAATCTAATCTAGATTAATCTAAGTCTGGCATTCTCACCGGACACCCGACGATGAGGTCGCTGGCCCGGAGGTCCTCACCGTGGCGCTGGGCGTGTCTGAGGACGGAGAGGAAGGAGTCAGAGGCGTGGTTTAGCCCTCCCAGTTCCTCCAGAACATCACAGTACTGTTCCAGTCTGTGTAGGGGACTGGAGACAGTGGGggaaggacaggagggagagaggaggggtggcaaGGAGTCTGAGCTGGGgagggacgaggaggaggagaggggaaggagaggactTCAGCCATCTATGGTCATTACCATCAAtctcattttttttcttcacataacATAAAAATGATCAACTTGCAACTCCAGTCCATAAAGCAAAActacaaatacaaaaaaaatcctATTAAATATACAGATTTGGCCAAGCCTCCCAccaaatcatcatcatcatcatcattgttatCACATCATCATTTTCATGATACAGTACTTTTAGGCATCTTCTACTGCCACCCTGTGGTCGTTTTAGATAACTACAGTGAACATTCTACCCTCAGATCTCAGCCAATACCATCTGTGTGATGTTCTCCTTGTTTACTCAGTTTAAAGCTGTGATCAGACATTGCCCTGTGTATGTATCAGACGGGCTATTATAATATATTGAAAGTCTGGTGATTGGTTTTAGGGTAATCCAACATTAATGAGTTATTTCAGGGTATACAATGCAGTGCTAATTGCATTTACTATATGAAACAGCTCAAAatcccagccattattatgagctttcctcccctcaccagcctccactgatgctgTAATAATGTTTTTTGAATGGAACATTTTCTTACCTTGAAGAAGTCTGCAGCCTAAGTGACCAACAAGGAGTCCACTTCTGGTTTGGTCCTTACTATATGCAGTGAGGGTACTGGAGAAACACCTATCTCTTTgtatgagagggagaaagagggataaagagtgagcgagagccagagagaaagagggggagagatagaataAAGTAGTCAATTTCTTCTTCTTCGACTTCTCGATGGCGCTGCCCGTGCTAAAATATCCCTCTATCCAACTCTATGTGACCCACTCACACGTTTACTGAAGAGGTCCTGTTTCAGCAGACTCTGCAGTAGAGCTCCCTCCATGGCTGGGAGGAGGTACTGCGAGTGGAAGGCGCTGAAGCTGGCCAAGTTGTGGAAAAGGAGGTCTGCTTCCCCCCGGAGGGGGGACGGGGTGTCTGGACCCTCCAAGAGGGGCAGGTAGGTCTCCTCCACACCCGTTAACACGGCCACGTACTGCCTCCCTGAACTCAGCATCCTACACCATAATAGATAGAGCTTGCtgtagggagaaagagggggggggggggtagaggatgAAGGGAGTGGATGAGGAGGGGAAAGAAGGGGTTGGGGAGAAAGGTAAATGGGGGgaatcagaaagagagaggaagtgggaagaggaagaggaatagcgaaagagatggagggagatagaggaagGGATGACAGAGattagggaaagagagaaagcggAGGGAAGGAGTAAAGAGAGGGATCCCCCtacactcctcctcccccatccctccacctactccctctctctccagtcttccCTCtgtgatacaacacaacacagtacaacactatactagtgttccatttcattcagatcttccctccctctctcctacctttTCCAGTTTGTCCACCATGTCAGCCAATCGACCGAGGACTTCCAGGTCGCTGCCTCTGTGATTGGACACATGTACGAGGCGGTGGAGGGCGTTGTCCACACTATCATAGAGGTTAGAGGTCGCAGCCCTGAGGGGCACAGGGTTCAAAGGTCATAAAGGATATGATTATATAGGAGTGAATCCTAACTTCCACTTCAGTCGAATTTTCACTCCCATTGACATCATATGACTCAGTTAATATTTGACTTAGTGTAAGTTAGGATTAATTGATTTAATGAAAGAGATAGAAGATTGATGTGTTATAATAGGAACCGTTTTCAAATACATTTCTCATACGTTATATCCATGATAGGATCAtctattttaattacattttcattTGGACACACTGATGGGACAGGGTCATGGATATGTACTAGAGAGCTCATCTATCTTTGCAAATGCCACTTCTGTGACAGCATTGAGGGAAAGTGTGCCTTCTATCCAACTCTATGGACAGGGTAGCTGGTGGTACCTGCAGTCTGGGGATCGCTGTGCCAGTCCTGATGTGGTCAGCTCTGCCAGCCAGGCCCCGCCCTTCAGCTGCAGCTCAGTCAGCCGTTGGTCGACGAGGACGCTCGTCATCAGCTCTCTGTGTTTATCCACACTCAGGGGAACAGTCTGGAAAAGAGACCAAAAAATAATCTGGTAAACATTGTGTTGTTAAGCAAGATGGTTCACGCTCAGAAAGTATGTGACATTTACACAAAATGTGTTCAACTTTTTTCATAAGTTCACTCaaaagttgttgtttttcttcTAAAATCCATTTGATGATAATTGTTAGTATTTCACCCCATAACACCTCATTGACTTGTGTGCTACCATGTTAAACCACACAGAAGCAGTGGTATAGTAATACACATAGCATACCTTGATACAGTCTGGTAGTGGTGATGTGTCCATAGACTGCAGTTCACCCTCCAACAGAGAGAGGGCGCTCTCACAACACTCAGTCAGACTCAACACTCTAAAAGCAAAAACAGGACTGGAGTAACTTAGTACAGTTAGTCTACagttcaaatggcaccctattccctgtagtgaACTGTTATTGAccagagcactacttttgaccagggacacaACCTATAATAGTTCATACTTCACATGACATAAAAAGGCTTGATGGTGAAAACATTGATATGGCTGATTTCATATCTAAGGAAATAATGTTTGCGATATCAGGCTGTCTTGTTCATTCAAGTCACATGACTCGAGTAATAtacaatgttgtgtgtgtgtgtgtgtgcacatgaatGCATGCcttcctgagtgtgtgtgtgtacgctgtgctgtgtgcgtgtgtgactgtAAATCAATTTGAGATAagtataaataaacaaaacattccTGCCTGTCTCGGTCTCCCAAGACCGAGACCAAGACCAAATGCCAATAGTGGCATATTGATTGAGCTGCATATGGAATCTGAATTGATTTGAGAAAGAATAGGCTTTATGACTGTAAGTCTTGGCATTCAAAGAGCTAAACTTGATATTCTGAGTGCTAGAAACATGCTAGgaagagactctctctctctctctctctctctctctcgtcggtcTCTGTgtccctgcccctccctccatcccgctttccctccctccctctccagtctGAAAGCCAGTTAGAATGGCAGTGTTTATAGTCTCCATCCATCTCCAGGGGCAGCTACTGCCTGTCTACATACCTGTCCCTCGCaccgtgtgcacacacacacacacacacacacacacacacacacaaagacagagataaaagggAATTACATTTAGTGTGACAAGCGATAGTGTTAGAATTCATTTGAATTCTTTATTTGGCTTTATATGACCACCcagtatatcacacacacacacacacacacacacagacacacacacacacacacacacacacacacacacacacacccaggagaGTCTATTCACCTTTATATAGCCACCCAGGAGAGTCCATTCACCTTTATATAGCCACCCAGGAGAGTCCATTCACCTTTATATAGCCACCCAGGAGAGTCCATTCACCTTTATATAGCCACCCAGGAGAGTCCATTCACCTTTATATAGCCACCCAGGAGAGTCCATTCACCTTATATAGAGAGCCTTGATAGTCCATTCACCTTTATATAGCCACCCAGGAGAGTCCATTCACCTTTATATAGCCACCCAGGAGAGTCCATTCAACTTTATATAGCCACCCAGGAGAGTCCATTCACCTTTATATAGCCACCCAGGAGAGTCCATTCACCTTTATATAGCCACCCAGGAGAGTCCATTCACCTTTATATAGCCAGCCTTGATAGTCCATTCACCTTTATATAGCCACCCAGGAGAGTCCATTCACCTTTATATAGCCACCCAGGAGAGTCCATTCACCTTTATATGGCCACCCAGGAGAGTCCATTCACCTTTATATAGCCACCCAGGAGAGTCCATTCACCTTTATATAGCCACCCAGGAGAGTCCATTCACCTTTATATAGCCACCCaggatatcacacacacacacactccactccactTCCCTCATTAATCATCGGTATCACTCCATTTGACCTCTGACCCTGTTACTTTAATGGTAAATTATGTTTTTATAGAGCACACTATACTTCATCCTCCTTTCTTATCGTCCCTTCAATGATaaatgttgctgtgtgtgtgtgtgatgtgatgtgtgtgtgtgtctatgccttCTAGACTGTGGGGAGACTCCTGCTGCTGCTCCTTCACCAGAATGAGGACAGAGCCAAGACCTCCCGGTACTACAGcctggaccacacacacacacacacacacacacacacacacacacacacacacacacacacacacacacacacacacacacacacacacacacacactcatcataGGATGCCCTTTCAATGTAAACACATGATGATACGCATATTAACAAAACACACACGTTTAAACATTCTTCAACATTTAACTCCTTCTCCCCGGAATTGTTTCAGTGCCGCGAGGCAGAGAGTGGAGGGCTGTCCACTATCACTGTAAAACCTCTCTCTTCAACAGAAGggctgatggagagagaaagatagatgagagagaagaagagcgagagggagaaagagagagagggagaaagagagagaggaagagagagaggaagaaagagagagaggaagagagagaggcaggaagagagaaagggagaaagagagagaaaggaagagagagaggaagagagagagaaagagagagagaaagagagagaggaagagagagaggcagaaagagagagagaggaagagagagagggagaaagagagagaaaggaagagagagagaaagagagagagaaagagagagagggagaaagagagagaggaagagagagagggagaaagggagagagaggatgagagagagggagaaagagagagaggatgagcagATAAAGTGCATAAAGTGAAACATTGAACTTTAACTTTCAATTTCTGTCAAAAACCATTGTAAAACTAATCTGGCACCAGCCTGTTTAGCTATCGTTCCACTCCTTGTCATGGCTAACTGGGGGATGAGAACAGCCAGGGGATTCTGACAGAGTTTAGTCCTCACAGCACTACAGACAGGAGGAAGGCAAGGAAGGGCTTTTTTCATAACATGGGATAAAGTAGGTAGATACCGGATAGGTTACATCTGCTGTGGTGCAGTTTATGGGGCTAAATCTTTggcacatgacacacacactaaatgtCATTCTCTTTTATCTTGGAGTACAaagagtggaatgttagctaaacagaAGGTACCCAGGCTACTACAAAACCACTATATAAAGTATCACAGAGTTTTTTACACTGCCAGTAGTGCTGTGAGTGTTACGCTATAAAGGGTCCCCCCAGACTAGACTGTAATATTGTACTGACAGAGTTTGACATAGTGACAGGTGATTTACAGGGTTACCCTGTGATAGCAGGCTAAGACACGGCCCATCTCATCCTCACGGCAACCGTCCTCAGGGAGGTGCGTTTCAGTGACGACAACCGCTCGTCCCAGCCAGTCCACCGTACCtacggacagagagggagagagagggtgggggaaaagagagagagacaagagagcggTGGAGGGTAATGGCATGAGAGGTTAAGGGAGAGGTATGGATGAAAGGAAAGTACCAGTAAAGGGCTAAACTGATGGAATGATAGAAGTAAACGAGATGGATATAAAAGACAAGTCACCTGACAACATCAGCTTTCCTGATCGGAGACGCTCTTTGGGaattggaggtgtgttgggtcattgtcttgttaaGGTGTCATTGtccaacctggaggtgtgttgggtcattgtcctgttaaggTGTCATTGtccaacctggaggtgtgttgggtcattgtcctgttgaaaaacaaatgatagtcccactaagcccaaaccagatggaatggtgtatcgctgcagaatgctgtggtagccatgctggttaagtgtgccttgaattttaaataaatcactgacagtgtcaccagcaaagcacccccacaccatcacacctcctcctccatgcttcacggtggtaaCGGCTCACCTAGGGGTCATGACAAGGACTGTGCAGATGTTTGATGAATTCAAATATTTGATCATGCTTATGTtatattaatagaaggggaggggttatacgatccctccctccttacatttatagggtcctagactacagattaacatTATATATACATTATGATGTTTTAATATTGTCCCACAGTTGttttctaattctctctctctgcctcattaTAAAGAGACTCCTCTGAGAAATGTGTGACTGTGAAGAAGGAGCTCtgcaggggagaggggaagataaGAGACTAGTCAGACATTCCACAATAAATCAACTTGGGGGATTGGACATTTACTGCTGAGGCCTTAGAAAACACTGAACTATTGTATCTATTGCAAGTTAGTATAGCTGTGTATGCATGGTCTTGGTATGAGGAGTAGCAGGTAATGACGTATGCAGTGACATCACAGGGGGTTGACTACAATCATGATAAAACCAACGTGGACTTTTCCTATAGGGCAGAACTTACTCGGAAACATGCGTTATGTTCCTGAATGTCAACGTCTGTCTaaaattgcattaataaaggtttttgaatgatttatttaaagATATTGTCAAAATAATAATTTCACCAAtgagccaatgattgacaaggacgAAAGGAACGAACCCTAAaagtgggaaacacacatgcagagatcatctattcacccacactgcgtctcacaaagacacggcggttggaaccaaaaatctccaatttggactcatcagaccaaaggacagatttccaccagtctaatgactatggctcgtgtttcttggcccaagcaagtctcttcttattgttggtgtcctttagttgtggtttctttgcagcaattcgaccatgaaggcctgattcacgctgtctcctgtgaacagttgatgttgagatgtgtctgttacttgatctctgtgtagcatttatttgggctgcaatttctgaggcttgtaactctgctgaacttatcctctgcatcagaggtaactctgggtcttcctttcctgtggcggtcctcatttgaaccagtttcatcatagcgcttgatggtttttgcacctgtacttgaagaaactttcaaacttTCAAAGAACAGGACCACGCTGAGATGTTTTggaacctctcctcctctatctcccccttcacccacacactcactctcctcctctatccccccccccccacacacacacactcattcagagtggtctCTCTTTTCATTGTCGCTCAGCAGAGCATGAGTCATGACACACTTTCCCACTAACACAGTGAAACGACTgccctctttcattctctccctcactcGCCTGCAcccaactcctctctctctctctctctctctctctctctctctctctctctctctctctctctctctctctctctctctttctcctcatccgctccctctcttctccctttcttcAAGTGCACAGGAGTCTCATATGGAAAAAAATAGTGTCATGACTCATGCTGCACTGAGCAACAATGAAAAGAGagaccactctgaatgagtgtgtgtgtgtgtgtgtgtgtgagtttgtgtgtgtgtgtgtgtgtgtgtgtgtgtgtgtatgtgtgtgtgtgtgtgtgtgtgtgagtttgtgtgtgtgtgtgtgtgtgtgtgtgtgtgtgtgtgtgtgtgtgtgtgtgtgtgtgtgtgtgtgtgtgtgtgtgtgtgtatgtgtgtgtgtgtgtgtgtgtgtgtgtgtgtgtgtgtgtgtgtgtgtgtatgtgtgtgtgtgtgtgtgtgtgtgtgtgtgtgtactcacacaGGCATGCTGCTGTTGTTTGTGTAGAAGGTGCTTGGCAGGGAGTAAGCTGTGTTCTTTAGCCTTGCTCattacctgtatatagcctcgctattgttgtcttactgctgctgtttaattatttgttacttttatttcttaatctttttttaaggtattttttatatatatatttttttaactgcattgttggttagagcttgtaagtaagtatttcactgttgtattcggcgcatgtgacacataaactttgatttgatttgacacacaaacatgtacagAAAGGCAAATACACACTGACCACAGGAGGCTTCTAAGGGGaaaacggctcataataatggttggaACGGAGCGAACGGAAAGGAAACCATGTGGTTGATAtacttgataccattccatttattccgctCCAGCTATTAACATGAGCCCTTATTAACCATTACCATCAGCCCTTATTAACCATTAACATGAGCCCTTATTaaccattaccatgagcccttATTAACCATTACCATGAGCTCGTCTtaaccattaccacaagcccttattaaccattaccacgagcccttattaaccattaccacaagcccttattaaccattaccacgagcccttattaacattaccacaagcccttattaaccattaccacgagcccttattaaccattaccacgagcccttaTTAACCATTACCATGAGCTCGTCTtaaccattaccacaagcccttattaaccattaccacgagcccttattaaccattaccacgagcccttattaaccattaccacaagcccttattaaccattaccacaagcccttattaaccattaccacgagcccttaTTAACCATTACCATCAGCCCTTATTAACCATTAACATGAGCCCTTATTaaccattaccatgagcccttATTAACCATTACCATGAGCTCGTCTtaaccattaccacaagcccttattaaccattaccacgagcccttattaaccattaccacaagcccttattaaccattaccacgagcccttattaaccattaccacaagcccttattaaccattaccacgagcccttattaaccattaccacgagcccttattaaccattaccatgagcccttATTAACCATTACCATGAGCTCGTCTtaaccattaccacaagcccttattaaccattaccacgagcccttattaaccattaccacgagcccttattaaccattaccacaagcccttattaaccattaccacaagcccttaTTAAACATTACCACGAGCCCTTATtaaccattaccacgagcccttaTTAACAATTACCACAAGCCCTTATtaaccattaccacgagcccttaTTAACCATTACCACGAACCCTTATTAACGATTACCACAAGCCCTTATtaaccattaccacaagcccttaTTAAACATTACCACGAGCCCTTATtaaccattaccacgagcccttaTTAACAATTACCACAAGCCCTTATtaaccattaccacg contains:
- the LOC110531538 gene encoding uncharacterized protein LOC110531538, giving the protein MDTSPLPDCIKTVPLSVDKHRELMTSVLVDQRLTELQLKGGAWLAELTTSGLAQRSPDCRAATSNLYDSVDNALHRLVHVSNHRGSDLEVLGRLADMVDKLEKREDWREREMLSSGRQYVAVLTGVEETYLPLLEGPDTPSPLRGEADLLFHNLASFSAFHSQYLLPAMEGALLQSLLKQDLFSKRVSGSDSLPPLLSPSCPSPTVSSPLHRLEQYCDVLEELGGLNHASDSFLSVLRHAQRHGEDLRASDLIVGCPDPVAERGELVSQVCGRTRRKKTGVCSSINPSSSSPSRRAWDTPPTASNTAPSVSVERAAWTHDITQLLWTHNTETMCIGLSSKILLDVTGAPETSEMDSIYSLNDRVHSSCLDSSSVGSQKEGESPASGRGHTQKLDSGLKKQLTFYIYIRVKLNIKQTKRHYGSN